A region from the Excalfactoria chinensis isolate bCotChi1 chromosome 11, bCotChi1.hap2, whole genome shotgun sequence genome encodes:
- the LOC140257500 gene encoding uncharacterized protein gives MEGENMLFDILEKHASRPSSSGMDWARENWYNLQAVSDRICVLQHGARTRAGKGKSFICAVLGAALKAAVEFRDQQFEAENRTIQSLQETVKTTQELVKALQNQIGNLEVQLERERHNSALLQMAFKEILTYKDTGDTDFHGTPQEKLYPQEELKEAKENFNKFETPIAPLRPLIKTEYTFDNGEDLDPQMNVKEIPFSATELAKLKKDFSRSPRESETEYVWRVSLTGGDQIMLTEKEAEGYWGPGVFLTTGNNRAPWSLTQRAAYWAGGLNPLERGDPLAINGTVDQLVESVQKAACLQMMYDRKLQPRHESPMMMPVDPERMTPLIRGLPESLKPIGIQLQGKIQAMSQGERARAALEGASTSGSLQSGFKVWTWGEVAQELINYERKFGPVASTSKFEPKGVRLAAATLAPRPPSPKLNRMEKVSLPVRTGRRNIAHKRNRLWTLGLQKGIPRDLMNGLSTDRLEMLVTSWPTKLETPVPSVPPHSYRRDT, from the coding sequence ATGGAAGgtgaaaatatgttgtttgaTATCCTTGAAAAGCACGCGTCTCGGCCATCGTCATCAGGGATGGACTGGGCACGTGAAAATTGGTATAACTTGCAGGCTGTTTCTGACCgtatttgtgttttacaacatgGGGCTCGTACCCGAGCCGGGAAAggcaaatcatttatttgtgcagtgctcggtgctgctttaaaagcagctgtgGAGTTCCGAGATCAGCAGTTTGAGGCGGAAAACCGGACTATACAGTCGTTACAAGAAACAGTTAAAACAACCCAGGAACTCGTGAAAGCCTTGCAAAACCAAATTGGAAATCTAGAAGTACAATTGGAAAGAGAGAGACATAATTCGGCCTTGttacaaatggcttttaaggaaATTTTAACATATAAAGATACGGGTGACACTGATTTTCATGGTACACCACAAGAAAAACTGTATCCTCAGGAAGAACTAAAAGAAGCgaaagaaaattttaataagTTTGAAACCCCAATAGCCCCTCTGCGCCctctaataaaaacagaatataccTTTGATAATGGAGAGGATCTGGATcctcaaatgaatgttaaagaaattccctttTCTGCCACTGAATTAGCTAAACTGAAAAAAGATTTTAGCCGCTCTCCAAGGGaatcagaaacagaatatgTATGGAGAGTCAGCTTAactggtggagaccaaataatgTTAAccgaaaaggaggctgagggttaTTGGGGGCCAGGAGTATTTTTGACTACTGGTAATAACCGTGCTCCCTGGTCCCtaacacagagggctgcttATTGGGCTGGTGGTCTCAACCCTTTAGAAAGGGGAGACCCTCTTGCTATTAATGGGACGGTGGATCAATTGGTTGAAAGTGTTCAAAAGGCTGCCTGTCTGCAAATGATGTATGACAGGAAACTGCAGCCACGGCACGAATCCCCCATGATGATGCCTGTTGATCCTGAAAGGATGACTCCTTTAATTAGGGGGCTTCCAGAATCGCTGAAACCTATTGGTATACAGTTACAAGGTAAAATACAGGCCATGTCCCAGGGAGAGAGAGCTCGAGCTGCTTTAGAAGGAGCTAGTACTTCAGGCTCTTTACAGTCTGGTTTTAAGGTatggacatggggggaggtTGCCCAAGAGTTGATTAATTATGAAAGGAAATTTGGGCCCGTGGCTTCTACCAGTAAATTTGAGCCAAAGGGAGTAAGGCTTGCAGCAGCCACCCTTGCTCCTAGGCCACCTAGCCCGAAACTTAATAGAATGGAAAAGGTTTCATTGCCAGTAAGAACAGGTAGGCGAAACATTGCTCACAAACGTAATAGACTGTGGACCCTGGGCCTGCAAAAGGGTATTCCTCGAGATCTAATGAATGGACTATCAACAGATAGGCTCGAGATGCTGGTGACCAGTTGGCCGACTAAACTTGAGACCCCAGTTCCTAGTGTCCCCCCCCACAGTTACAGAAGAGATACCTGA